Within the Setaria viridis chromosome 3, Setaria_viridis_v4.0, whole genome shotgun sequence genome, the region AGCACCATATAGAAAAGCAGCCAATGGAGGTGTTAGGAAGGTTTAAAATTCCAGTAAATTTGGTTGGGATATATCAATGTTTCAGTGAAACTGCTTCTGATATATGTAAACAAAGTAGTTCAATTTTATATGGGCACGGTGGCATTTTACCTTGTTAGGCAAGTAAGATGGATCACAGACAACTTTTTTGCATTTAGCTGTTTCACCTTCTGAAGTAACACCACATACTTTCCCTTCCATATCAAATTCAACCTGCAAATATATTATATAGTGAAAGCAGAAAACAGCATATTCGATCATCTTTGTTCTCATACATGATATTTATGAGAAAAAATGGTCAAGACACTACCTTGCATTCTGGCTTATTCAACATATAAGTACCACCATAAACAGCACTTAGACGTGCAAAAGCCTGAACCATAAGACAGCACCTTAGCATGGAAGCGTCTTCAAAGCATCAAAGTGCAGTATTAAGTGGCTAACAATAGTGCAAGGAATCGAGAAACAACTGACCTGTGGGAGCTCACCCAATCCATATAACGGATAAATATAAGGTGAGCCTCCTTGGAAGCGTGCAAGAGACTCCGCATAAAGCTAACAGAAGACAGCCAATGAAATTTGTTTATGTTTGATCCAGCAATACTTAAAATGGTAGGaatataacaaaagaaaaggtggTGCTCAATACATACCTTCATTCTTTTTACTGTATCAAGGGCTGGTTCGTTTAGGTAACAATCATCCCTGTGAAGAGCAAGTGCGTGGCCAATAAAATCCACAGTATCATCACTCAATCCATGTTTCCTGAAAATGAAATGACAAATAAGGTTACTTATAATGCAGGAGGAGGGAATTCCAAGCTGAACAGTTATATAgcagttttgtttagttcttcATCATTACAACACTACAATAAGGAACTTGTATACATTGTTTGTGCACAAAATATCATCATActatatgaaagaaaagataGGCCAAAGTAGGTGAAGAATCATATAGATGCATGCAGCAACACGGAGAGGAGTGATACAAGAATCATACGATATGTAACAACATGGTACAGAACAAAAATGGCAGTAAGTACTACCTTGATTTATCAGCATAGTGCAGTAATGAAAAAGAAACAATGCCAGAACGAACAGGATACTCACGAAATCAACTCTCTAGTTGTAATTCTTGTGAGATCCAGCCCCTGATGTGTTACTGGATCAGCTTCATTGTAATTTTGGACATAAACGAAAAAGTTCCTTGCTCTACGTTTCTCAAATAGACCCATCAAAGGAGATTTTAGAGCCTCCATGTCAGTGGCAGGAACCTTGTGAATCTGATGAAAACCCCCAAAAAATAGCATACTTAGAATACAGATACCACTTGTGAGAAATCCAGGAAAGATTGAACCTGCAATGTAGGACTAAGAGGGATGAGTGTAAGCTCAAGACTATTACCTTCCCTTTGCTGAAGACATAGCTTCCATCAACAGCTTTGAATGACAAATACTTTGTCACATCAGTGTGAATGAGAGTACGAACCAAAGTCCCGTTCGCCATCATAAACTGGTCAGAAAGAAAGAGCGTTTGATATATATACTTGATCAAGAAATTAACATAAGAATATATTCCTTGTAGGCTTTAAGCACTCCATGGGCTGAATTCTGAATCAAGTTATTGTTCATTACCAACAATCATACATTGACACGAAAGGCTACTAGCAGTCAGAATTGGCATGTTCCGATACCAGGCAATACAAGTACCTCTCCTGACTAAAGTAACAAGTGCCAAGGTATCTGGTATTGCAATGAATAAACAATAAAGAAACTAGCAAATGGGCAAGAATACAGAATGATATGTTCAGTTAATATTTGCTGAATATGATGTGCCAAGAAACAATAAGTACATAGATAGGTTAAatcgcggggggggggggggggggggggggggggggtatcaTACCTTTGGAACCATGTCTACATTGTAATCTCTGCTCGCACCTAGATGTGCTGGTGGCTTATCTTCCCCCCTAAACTTCTTCCAGAGCTGTTCACAAAAAAGGAGGATTGAAAAATAAAACAGCACTTCATTAGTCATTAACTAATCAAACCAACTGAATGATTTGCCAAAGAAAAGATATAACTCAATAGATGTTACAGTTTCAAATAGAAACAAAATAATAGATCTATAGCTTCTTGCCTGGTTCAGATTTAGGGAGGTGGAATCTCCTCCGTAGTAGTCATTTCTATCCATGTGTAGAACCTGCAAATGCATTGCAAGAAATTCTTCAGAATCCATTAAGCAAATCCAACATTGGTCAACTTAAAGCTGCAGGCTGATTGTTGCACTTCAGCATCGTTCTCTCTAGTTTCAATTAATGATCCTTGATGCCTGTCTTGCCACCTGATATCAGAGGACAGACACCATCTACCGCCCTACGGAACACAGGAACAACACTTATAGGCCCCAGAAATGAAGAGCATATGCTAGATCACAAAATTCAATGCAGTGAACCGCCCTTGAATCTAGCTAGATGTTACTAGAATTTCACTAGGTTGCTTGCTCATTTAAGAATCTAACCGTGCCCCGATCTCTCCAGTTTACAGAGTTCATGGAACTGTGGCACATTCGCAGGATTTCACGATCGTGTGAATCAATCAACTGGCTGACTCCACGGGGCAACGCCAGAGGAGCCAGATGCGCAGATAGCTTAGATAAGCACCCATCGAGGCGCACCAGGCCTGGATCAAACAGGAGGCAGGCCCAGCACCGCCTGATCTACTACCACGACGCGCACCACCAACCCCACCGCGCAGGCCCCGAGGGGCGTCCGGGGATGTGGGGGGACAACGGCAGATCGGACTCGGAAGTAACGGGGGAGGTCCGAGTGTCGGGAGGTAGGTGTATGGTGCTCACCTTGAGGCCGTCGACGGAGAGGAGACCGCTGAGGATGCACTCCTTTAGCCCCGTGCCCAGCACGATCACGTCGTACTCCTCGTCCATGGCGGCTCGGCGCGGCGGGTCCGATCTCCTGAAGCGCTAGCTAAGCGAAAgcgagaggagggaggcggcggcgcggcgcggcgcggcgatgTGGAGATgcgaggggtggtggtggagtcgAGCTGACGCAACAGCGCCGCAGGTGGAGGGGTAATAAAGACCGGTGGGGTTTGGGAGCGCGGTGCGGGAGCGGCGGAGCCGGTGCGGGCCGCGCGTCGCCGATCGCCCGGAACACGGCGCGGCGGTTTTGCGCGCGGGTCCCCGGTTTTCCGTGGTAATTGCGCGCTGGGGCCTTTCTGACTTGCTGAGATGCCCTCCCTCTAATAGTCTCTTTGTTTTTCTGATCTCGTCCCTGTGGTAGTCTCTGATGATGTTTTGTGGCGTCTTTTTCGCTTTCCGTCACGCCGGCCGGCGTGCGCGAGTAGCGCTCGAGCACATGGAT harbors:
- the LOC117850387 gene encoding guanosine nucleotide diphosphate dissociation inhibitor 2, coding for MDEEYDVIVLGTGLKECILSGLLSVDGLKVLHMDRNDYYGGDSTSLNLNQLWKKFRGEDKPPAHLGASRDYNVDMVPKFMMANGTLVRTLIHTDVTKYLSFKAVDGSYVFSKGKIHKVPATDMEALKSPLMGLFEKRRARNFFVYVQNYNEADPVTHQGLDLTRITTRELISKHGLSDDTVDFIGHALALHRDDCYLNEPALDTVKRMKLYAESLARFQGGSPYIYPLYGLGELPQAFARLSAVYGGTYMLNKPECKVEFDMEGKVCGVTSEGETAKCKKVVCDPSYLPNKVRKIGKVARAIAIMSHPIPNTNDSHSVQIILPQKQLGRKSDMYVFCCSYTHNVAPKGKFIAFVSAEAETDNPQSELRPGIDLLGQVDELFFDMYDRYEPVNEPSLDNCFVSTSYDATTHFETTVTDVLSMYTAITGKTVDLSVDLSAASAAEEY